A region of Streptomyces paludis DNA encodes the following proteins:
- a CDS encoding oxidoreductase, translating to MTSQNRPAETAVRELAGKKAVVTGGSRGIGAAIVRNLLAAGATVVAGARSADAGEPAGATFVKADLSTSDGVRQFADAALETLGEVDIIVNNAGGCRSFHRVLDLEADWQYTMDINFLAAVRLNAALVPSLRENGGGSIVHVSSIATVAAYPILYHYAAAKSALETYSKGLAAELAPDGIRVLSVCLGNVATPASEIARRQVVEYFGGEPDAAALEELAGKWAAEIPLGRMGESQDIADAVGFLVSPRASWITGSNIVIDGGKTAGLS from the coding sequence ATGACGAGCCAGAACCGTCCCGCCGAAACGGCCGTCAGGGAACTGGCGGGAAAGAAGGCGGTGGTCACCGGCGGCAGCCGCGGTATCGGCGCCGCGATCGTACGGAATCTCCTCGCCGCCGGTGCCACCGTGGTCGCCGGCGCCCGTTCCGCCGACGCCGGTGAGCCCGCCGGCGCCACCTTCGTCAAGGCCGATCTCAGCACGTCCGACGGGGTACGCCAGTTCGCGGACGCCGCGCTGGAGACGCTGGGCGAGGTGGACATCATCGTCAACAACGCGGGCGGCTGCCGCTCGTTCCACCGGGTGCTGGATCTGGAGGCGGACTGGCAGTACACGATGGATATCAATTTCCTGGCAGCCGTCCGGCTCAATGCGGCGCTGGTGCCTTCGCTCCGCGAGAACGGCGGCGGTTCGATTGTCCACGTATCGTCCATTGCCACGGTCGCGGCATATCCGATTCTCTATCACTACGCCGCCGCGAAGTCCGCGCTGGAGACATACAGCAAAGGACTCGCCGCCGAGCTGGCACCGGACGGTATCCGCGTTCTCTCCGTCTGTCTGGGAAATGTGGCGACACCCGCCTCCGAGATCGCGCGCCGCCAGGTGGTCGAGTATTTCGGCGGTGAGCCCGACGCCGCCGCACTGGAGGAACTCGCGGGGAAATGGGCCGCCGAAATTCCCCTCGGACGTATGGGCGAGTCCCAGGACATCGCCGACGCGGTGGGCTTTCTGGTCTCCCCCCGCGCATCGTGGATCACCGGCAGCAACATCGTCATCGACGGCGGCAAGACCGCCGGCCTGTCCTGA
- a CDS encoding carbohydrate ABC transporter permease, giving the protein MTHTTAVRTLRRRRSRPVLLVLPAAILTAVLMVIPIVTTIVRVVSDGGTGLSRLFDLPNVGQVFLNTLYWTVGSVAGGILLGYAGALVLQSRHLRLVGVWRSLLMIPWIIPGVVGATVWRWTLSTDYGILNQTLLDLGLVAEPVRWLSDPGIVLWAVALIQIWVTAPFVMLMVSAALATIPAERYEAARLDGAGSLAILRHIILPAIRPTTGICVLTLAVWALNSFTIIWVATSGGPAGASTILPILLYQAFQNGDQTLVSAVALVQVFIGAVFAVFFARTTRTDLEDQR; this is encoded by the coding sequence ATGACGCACACCACAGCGGTGCGGACCCTCCGGCGCCGGCGCAGCCGCCCGGTCCTGCTGGTCCTGCCGGCCGCGATCCTCACGGCCGTCCTGATGGTGATACCCATCGTCACGACGATCGTGCGGGTCGTCTCCGACGGCGGCACCGGTCTCTCGCGCCTCTTCGACCTCCCCAACGTCGGACAGGTCTTCCTCAACACGCTGTACTGGACCGTCGGTTCGGTGGCCGGAGGGATTCTCCTCGGCTACGCGGGGGCCCTGGTGCTCCAGTCGAGACATCTGCGGCTCGTCGGAGTGTGGCGCTCGCTGCTGATGATCCCCTGGATCATCCCCGGTGTGGTCGGCGCGACCGTATGGCGGTGGACGCTCTCCACGGACTACGGAATCCTCAATCAGACACTGCTGGATCTCGGACTCGTCGCGGAGCCCGTCCGCTGGCTCTCCGACCCCGGCATCGTGCTGTGGGCGGTCGCGCTGATCCAGATCTGGGTCACCGCGCCGTTCGTGATGCTCATGGTCTCGGCGGCACTGGCCACCATTCCCGCCGAACGGTACGAGGCCGCCCGTCTCGACGGGGCCGGGTCCCTCGCGATCCTGCGCCACATCATCCTGCCCGCCATCCGCCCCACCACCGGCATCTGTGTGCTGACCCTCGCGGTCTGGGCGCTCAACTCCTTCACGATCATCTGGGTCGCCACCAGCGGCGGGCCCGCCGGTGCGTCGACGATCCTGCCCATCCTTCTTTACCAGGCGTTCCAGAACGGGGATCAGACGCTCGTCTCGGCGGTCGCGCTCGTGCAGGTGTTCATCGGCGCCGTCTTCGCCGTCTTCTTCGCCCGGACCACCCGCACCGACCTGGAGGATCAGCGATGA
- a CDS encoding ABC transporter substrate-binding protein, with the protein MAMMPRTRLFLGVVIAAVLTVAGTTAYNIVEGGTRDNTVAWWVPDWDYEKATGLVKEFEQQHPGITVELVQTTGDTVANRTAVALDSGNVPDVITESLARVRGYADKGQLADVHELYGPDMPVKDFAPGLVESLTFDGGTYAVPYRWATNALIYNPRLLAAAGIDAPPRTWADFEQDAKRLTRGKVVGTAWPMQGEPNDLTLRFLDFAISDGTKIVDGAPRFTEESAEAALRLIGGSVDEGWASKSSFELDNTGIRELFLQGRIAMYPAGVFDVDAAIEQGADVATALLPGPDGPGTAQGVGWGYLIPRAAPHQESARQLVRFLARPENMAELTVTFPARTSASAAARFSTPERRPYAEQLAQHSVPAANAPRWTATVQAVHDKIQEVALGRVTPAAGAAQILDLVTR; encoded by the coding sequence ATGGCAATGATGCCTCGGACCCGGCTCTTCTTGGGTGTGGTCATCGCGGCGGTGCTCACCGTCGCGGGCACGACCGCTTACAACATCGTGGAAGGCGGAACGCGCGACAACACCGTCGCCTGGTGGGTGCCCGACTGGGACTACGAGAAGGCGACCGGGCTCGTCAAGGAGTTCGAACAGCAGCATCCCGGCATCACCGTCGAGCTGGTGCAGACCACCGGCGACACCGTGGCGAACCGTACCGCCGTGGCACTCGACTCGGGCAATGTGCCCGATGTGATCACCGAGTCACTGGCCCGGGTACGCGGCTACGCCGACAAGGGACAGCTCGCCGACGTCCATGAGCTGTACGGCCCGGACATGCCGGTCAAGGACTTCGCGCCGGGACTCGTCGAGTCGCTCACCTTCGACGGCGGCACCTACGCCGTGCCCTACCGGTGGGCGACCAACGCCCTGATCTACAACCCCCGTCTCCTCGCCGCGGCCGGCATCGACGCGCCACCGCGCACCTGGGCCGACTTCGAGCAGGACGCGAAGCGGCTCACCCGGGGCAAGGTGGTGGGAACCGCCTGGCCGATGCAGGGCGAACCGAACGACCTGACCCTGCGCTTCCTCGACTTCGCGATCTCCGACGGTACGAAGATCGTCGACGGCGCGCCGCGCTTCACCGAAGAGTCCGCCGAGGCGGCGCTCCGGCTCATCGGCGGTTCGGTGGACGAGGGGTGGGCCAGCAAGAGTTCGTTCGAGCTGGACAACACGGGCATCCGCGAGCTGTTCCTCCAGGGCCGGATCGCGATGTATCCGGCCGGTGTGTTCGATGTGGACGCCGCGATCGAGCAGGGCGCGGATGTCGCGACGGCGCTGCTGCCCGGCCCGGACGGGCCCGGCACCGCGCAGGGTGTCGGCTGGGGCTATCTCATTCCCAGGGCCGCACCGCACCAGGAGTCCGCGCGGCAGCTCGTACGCTTCCTCGCGCGGCCGGAGAACATGGCGGAGCTGACCGTGACCTTCCCCGCGCGGACCAGCGCGTCCGCGGCCGCGAGGTTCAGCACCCCGGAGCGGCGGCCGTACGCCGAGCAGCTCGCCCAGCACTCCGTTCCGGCGGCCAACGCCCCCCGCTGGACCGCGACCGTCCAGGCGGTGCACGACAAGATCCAAGAAGTCGCGCTGGGGCGCGTCACACCGGCCGCCGGCGCGGCCCAGATCCTGGACCTGGTGACACGATGA
- a CDS encoding GntR family transcriptional regulator — protein sequence MRGKTGSARPVAAGTGGASGGVSAIDRRSDIPFYAQLKRLLREDIAARGLEPGDRLPGDHELCDTYQVSRTVVRQALLELEHEGAVRREKGRGTFVGDPRTSHGFGGALVGTFEDIQGNAGEQRSRTLFRGVVAATAQVARDLAVPEGADVVEIRRVREVDGVPWAFTRTFLPLDVGQPLLDIELEDVSLFGVLERRFGIRFERARRSVEADVANETVATALDCAQGAAVLVMRSVSFDRAGRPIERFTGFHRGDRSRLNVEVVHSADG from the coding sequence ATGAGGGGGAAGACGGGGAGTGCCCGGCCGGTCGCCGCCGGTACGGGCGGAGCGTCCGGAGGTGTGTCCGCGATCGACCGTCGCTCGGACATACCGTTCTACGCGCAGCTCAAGCGGCTGCTCCGGGAGGACATCGCGGCCCGCGGTCTGGAGCCCGGTGACCGGCTGCCCGGGGACCACGAACTCTGCGACACGTACCAGGTCTCGCGCACCGTGGTGCGACAGGCGCTCCTGGAGCTCGAACACGAGGGCGCGGTCCGCCGGGAGAAGGGCCGCGGTACGTTCGTCGGCGACCCCCGGACCTCGCACGGCTTCGGCGGCGCGCTGGTCGGCACGTTCGAGGACATCCAGGGCAACGCGGGCGAGCAGCGCTCGCGCACCCTGTTCCGCGGTGTCGTCGCCGCCACCGCCCAGGTCGCCCGCGATCTCGCCGTGCCCGAGGGCGCGGACGTCGTGGAGATCCGGCGGGTCCGCGAGGTGGACGGGGTGCCCTGGGCGTTCACCCGTACCTTCCTCCCGCTGGATGTCGGACAGCCGCTCCTCGACATCGAGTTGGAGGATGTCTCCCTCTTCGGCGTCCTGGAACGGCGGTTCGGCATCAGGTTCGAGCGCGCCCGGCGGTCGGTGGAGGCGGACGTGGCGAACGAGACGGTGGCCACGGCCCTGGACTGCGCTCAGGGCGCGGCGGTCCTGGTGATGCGGAGCGTCTCCTTCGACCGGGCCGGCCGGCCGATCGAGCGGTTCACCGGATTCCACCGCGGTGACCGCAGCCGTCTGAACGTCGAGGTGGTCCACTCGGCGGACGGCTGA
- a CDS encoding NADH:flavin oxidoreductase: MASLDQPFTVGGLTVPNRIVMAPMTRTASPGGVPGPDVAEYYARRAAHQAGLIITEGTYINRAAAGAYDNVPHFHGERALDGWARVVRRVHESGGRIIPQLWHTGVTRTATEPPAEGPSGLGLAGEPAGRAMTLRDIDDTVAAYAEAAGAAERLGFDGVEVHGAHGYLIDSFLWGATNRRGDRYGGGPASRARFGAEVVRAVRAAVSPEFPVFFRISQWKLGRYEARIAETPDELAQLLTPLADAGVDVFHGSSRRYWLPEFDGSPLNLAGWARKLTGRPTVTVGSVGMDRQYGEGDFTSGFTAPSGATGIGELVARLERDEFDLVAVGRALLANPDWAALALRGELDRAAAYSPSVLATLH; encoded by the coding sequence ATGGCCAGTCTCGACCAACCGTTCACCGTAGGCGGTCTCACCGTCCCCAACCGGATCGTGATGGCCCCCATGACCAGGACCGCGTCCCCCGGCGGTGTGCCGGGCCCGGACGTGGCCGAGTACTACGCCCGCCGGGCGGCCCACCAGGCCGGGCTGATCATCACGGAGGGCACCTACATCAACCGCGCCGCCGCCGGGGCGTACGACAACGTGCCGCACTTCCACGGCGAGCGGGCGCTCGACGGCTGGGCGCGTGTGGTGCGCCGGGTCCACGAGTCGGGCGGCAGGATCATTCCGCAGCTGTGGCACACCGGCGTCACCCGTACCGCGACGGAGCCCCCCGCAGAGGGGCCGTCCGGGCTCGGACTGGCGGGCGAACCGGCCGGAAGGGCCATGACCCTGCGGGACATCGACGACACCGTGGCCGCCTACGCGGAGGCCGCCGGCGCCGCCGAGCGGCTGGGCTTCGACGGCGTCGAGGTGCACGGCGCGCACGGCTATCTGATCGACAGCTTCCTGTGGGGCGCGACCAACCGGCGCGGTGACCGCTACGGCGGCGGCCCCGCCTCCCGCGCCCGCTTCGGCGCCGAGGTCGTACGGGCCGTCCGCGCGGCCGTCAGCCCGGAGTTCCCGGTCTTCTTCCGGATATCGCAGTGGAAGCTGGGCCGTTACGAGGCCCGGATCGCGGAAACCCCCGACGAGCTGGCCCAGTTGCTGACGCCGCTGGCCGATGCCGGAGTGGACGTGTTCCACGGCTCCAGCCGCCGCTACTGGCTGCCCGAGTTCGACGGCAGCCCCCTCAACCTCGCAGGCTGGGCGCGCAAGCTCACCGGCAGACCCACCGTGACGGTCGGTTCCGTCGGGATGGACCGGCAGTACGGCGAGGGGGACTTCACCTCGGGCTTCACCGCGCCGTCCGGTGCGACCGGCATCGGTGAGCTGGTGGCCCGTCTGGAGCGCGACGAGTTCGATCTCGTCGCGGTGGGCAGGGCGCTGCTGGCCAACCCCGACTGGGCGGCGCTGGCGCTCCGCGGCGAGCTGGACCGGGCCGCCGCCTACAGCCCCTCCGTGCTGGCGACCCTGCACTGA
- a CDS encoding cytochrome P450, which produces MTATGADARAYPFGPVHRLDLDPALAAICGEQPVLRVRLPFGGDGWLVTRYADVRTVLADPRFSRAAAVGDHVPRTVAAGLPATSMLSMDPPDHTRLRRRVANAFTTRRIRELRPRVEEIVHGLLDTMVATGAPADLTEALTWPLPITVICEMLGVPIADRDGFTEWVDGLLTLSDPAESARARERLDRYLAGLIDLRRTAPTGDLLGELVAGEREDPLGEEALVGLGVSLLSAGQEATANQIGNFVYTLLTRPGLWRQLAADPALIPHAVEELSRFIPISATAGFTRIATEDVELGGQTIRAGDAVVAELGMANRDPEVFDRPGEIDFHRERVPHLTFGHGVHHCLGAQLARMELSVVLEILTGRLPALRLAVDEDQLAWRTERLVRGVAALPVRW; this is translated from the coding sequence ATGACCGCGACAGGGGCGGATGCCCGGGCGTACCCGTTCGGACCGGTCCACCGGCTCGACCTCGATCCGGCGCTGGCCGCGATCTGCGGCGAACAGCCGGTGCTGCGCGTACGCCTGCCCTTCGGCGGCGACGGCTGGCTGGTCACCCGGTACGCGGACGTCAGGACCGTCCTGGCCGACCCCCGGTTCAGCCGCGCCGCCGCGGTCGGTGACCATGTGCCCCGCACGGTCGCCGCCGGGCTGCCCGCCACCTCGATGCTCAGCATGGACCCACCGGACCACACCCGGCTGCGGCGCAGGGTGGCCAACGCGTTCACCACCCGCCGGATCAGGGAACTGCGCCCGCGCGTCGAGGAGATCGTGCACGGCCTGCTGGACACCATGGTGGCCACAGGCGCGCCCGCCGATCTGACCGAGGCCCTGACCTGGCCGCTGCCGATCACGGTGATCTGCGAAATGCTCGGTGTGCCGATCGCCGACCGCGACGGATTCACCGAGTGGGTGGACGGTCTGCTGACCCTCTCCGACCCGGCGGAGTCCGCGCGGGCCCGCGAGCGGCTCGACCGGTATCTCGCCGGTCTGATCGACCTGCGCCGCACCGCCCCCACCGGCGATCTGCTCGGCGAACTGGTCGCGGGGGAGCGGGAGGACCCGCTCGGGGAAGAGGCACTCGTCGGCCTCGGAGTCAGTCTGCTCTCCGCCGGCCAGGAGGCCACCGCCAACCAGATCGGCAACTTCGTCTACACCCTGCTGACCCGGCCGGGCCTCTGGCGGCAGCTCGCCGCCGACCCCGCGCTCATTCCCCACGCGGTCGAGGAACTCTCCCGGTTCATTCCGATCAGCGCCACCGCCGGTTTCACCCGTATCGCCACCGAGGACGTGGAACTGGGCGGGCAGACCATCCGGGCCGGCGACGCGGTGGTGGCCGAACTGGGCATGGCCAACCGTGACCCCGAGGTGTTCGACCGCCCCGGGGAGATCGACTTCCACCGGGAACGCGTCCCGCACCTCACCTTCGGACACGGCGTCCACCACTGCCTCGGCGCGCAGCTGGCCAGGATGGAGCTGAGCGTCGTACTGGAGATCCTGACCGGCCGGCTGCCCGCCCTCCGGCTCGCCGTCGACGAGGACCAGTTGGCCTGGCGGACCGAGCGCCTCGTCCGGGGAGTGGCCGCACTGCCGGTCCGCTGGTGA
- a CDS encoding carbohydrate ABC transporter permease, protein MRQLAGRVSARAAVWGTLAVLLTWSLAPIAVMVLTSFKKRGDIFAVPARLFPSSWTFDNYQTVLTSSSMPQALLNSVIIGGLVAIATLLFCFSAGYALARFRFRSARPLALFILLGQMVPLTVVLLPVYQIVSSLKLLDTASGVAFAHLAITVPLVTWMVRNQIAAIPYELEEAVQIDGGSRFDAVSYVTLPVCAPGLAAAGMFAFLQSWHEFLFASVMATSTASRTAPVALTQFAGEFDVDWGATMAASVVLTVPIVILFMVMQRYFTAGLTGGAVKG, encoded by the coding sequence ATGAGACAGCTCGCCGGCCGCGTGTCCGCACGCGCCGCCGTCTGGGGAACCCTGGCCGTTCTGCTGACATGGAGCCTGGCCCCGATCGCCGTCATGGTGCTGACGTCGTTCAAGAAGCGCGGCGACATCTTCGCCGTACCGGCCCGGCTGTTCCCCTCCTCCTGGACGTTCGACAACTACCAGACCGTCCTGACCTCGTCGTCGATGCCCCAGGCGCTGCTGAACTCCGTGATCATCGGGGGTCTGGTGGCCATCGCGACGCTGCTGTTCTGCTTCAGCGCCGGATACGCCCTGGCGCGCTTCCGGTTCCGCTCGGCCCGGCCGCTGGCCCTGTTCATCCTGCTGGGGCAGATGGTGCCGCTCACGGTGGTGCTGCTGCCCGTCTACCAGATCGTCTCGTCGCTCAAACTGCTCGACACGGCGAGCGGGGTGGCGTTCGCGCATCTCGCGATCACCGTGCCGCTGGTCACCTGGATGGTGCGCAACCAGATTGCCGCGATCCCCTACGAGCTGGAGGAAGCCGTTCAGATCGACGGTGGTTCACGCTTCGACGCGGTCAGCTATGTCACCCTTCCGGTGTGCGCGCCCGGTCTGGCCGCGGCGGGAATGTTCGCCTTCCTCCAGTCGTGGCACGAATTCCTGTTCGCCTCGGTGATGGCCACGTCCACCGCGTCGCGTACGGCCCCGGTGGCGCTGACGCAGTTCGCCGGTGAGTTCGATGTGGACTGGGGAGCGACGATGGCCGCGTCCGTCGTCCTGACCGTACCCATCGTCATCCTGTTCATGGTCATGCAGCGGTACTTCACCGCGGGGCTCACCGGCGGTGCGGTCAAGGGATGA